The following proteins are encoded in a genomic region of Paenibacillus sp. FSL R7-0273:
- a CDS encoding minor capsid protein, translating to MKSAAYWSGRMEQLNESLINKGVPFTKSMQKEYRKAQIAIQTDVNNFYQRFADNNGLVSLSEAKRVLKAGELKEFRWTVDDYIARGKENAIDQRWMKELENASIRVRVTRLESIQLQMKQHVEELSAKRLAGTTELLGNVYKDGYYHTIFELEKGAGIGASFAKIDKRELEAILSAPWAADGSNFSSRIWTDRVRLNGELRNIFTQGLISGKTSKQMILQLQDRLGVSYRVAERLILTESAFFAGQSRLAGYKELGVEEYRFTATLDKRTSEKCRDMDGKVFAVTDAIVYVNYPPLHAYCRSTTIPHYEDNIKERAARDDDGKTYKVPEDITYPEWEKKYAPEAAEPVLAEAPARKQPETPLTTIEIPGSADKGVGIPQQQSLSLPTMDEFEASVEEPRRGLVNRRYNPRASYFADLPNIPDDVLDKVADVNREVARSGYKESKEILVALDMNSGDELIRLSGSVNKVAFTQEMHQKLIAAPPRSVILTHNHPRGTRVNVKDSLNLGDYLSIQAVVAAGHNGGVSFVYAAESAADGVALRSVLPGIFKEVNALLQKDKKYATMSKTAQAEYFDYQVLLRLVKEMGWGYEEDFTATKTDPRI from the coding sequence ATGAAGTCAGCCGCTTATTGGTCCGGCCGGATGGAGCAGCTCAACGAATCCCTAATCAATAAGGGGGTTCCCTTTACGAAGTCCATGCAGAAGGAATACCGGAAAGCCCAAATCGCTATTCAGACAGATGTGAACAACTTTTACCAGCGCTTCGCGGACAATAACGGCCTGGTCAGCTTGTCCGAAGCAAAGCGGGTCTTGAAGGCTGGGGAACTGAAGGAATTCAGGTGGACTGTCGATGACTATATCGCCCGCGGCAAGGAGAACGCCATCGACCAGCGCTGGATGAAGGAACTGGAGAATGCCAGCATCCGTGTGCGTGTGACTCGGCTGGAGAGCATTCAGCTGCAGATGAAGCAGCATGTTGAGGAGCTGTCAGCGAAACGCCTGGCCGGCACCACGGAGCTACTGGGCAACGTCTACAAGGATGGATACTATCACACGATATTTGAGCTGGAAAAGGGGGCAGGCATTGGTGCTTCCTTCGCCAAAATCGATAAAAGGGAGTTGGAAGCCATCCTATCCGCTCCCTGGGCAGCAGACGGCAGCAACTTCAGCAGCCGGATTTGGACGGATCGGGTTCGGCTGAACGGCGAGCTGCGCAACATCTTCACACAAGGGCTGATCAGTGGGAAGACCTCCAAGCAGATGATATTGCAACTGCAGGATAGGCTGGGCGTATCGTACCGGGTTGCGGAGCGGCTCATCCTGACGGAGTCAGCTTTTTTTGCTGGACAGTCTCGCTTGGCGGGGTATAAGGAGCTGGGAGTCGAGGAATATAGATTCACGGCCACTCTGGATAAACGGACATCAGAAAAATGCCGGGATATGGACGGAAAAGTATTCGCTGTAACGGATGCTATCGTATATGTTAACTACCCACCGCTACATGCCTATTGCCGTTCCACGACCATCCCGCACTATGAGGACAACATCAAGGAGCGGGCGGCCCGGGACGATGACGGCAAGACCTATAAGGTGCCGGAGGATATCACCTATCCAGAGTGGGAAAAGAAGTATGCTCCTGAAGCAGCAGAACCGGTTTTGGCAGAAGCGCCGGCCCGGAAGCAGCCGGAAACACCGCTGACCACAATTGAGATTCCCGGGTCTGCTGATAAAGGTGTGGGCATTCCGCAGCAACAGTCCCTTTCACTACCAACGATGGATGAGTTTGAGGCATCCGTAGAGGAGCCGCGTCGTGGCTTGGTCAACCGGAGGTACAATCCCCGGGCCAGTTATTTTGCTGACTTGCCGAATATCCCAGATGACGTGCTGGACAAGGTAGCTGATGTAAACCGGGAGGTTGCCCGAAGCGGGTACAAGGAGAGTAAAGAAATTCTTGTTGCGCTGGATATGAACAGCGGTGACGAGCTGATTCGGCTATCCGGTTCGGTTAACAAAGTAGCCTTTACTCAGGAAATGCATCAGAAGCTGATAGCAGCACCGCCGCGGTCTGTCATCTTAACGCATAACCATCCCCGGGGCACGAGGGTAAATGTAAAGGACTCTCTGAACCTGGGAGATTACTTATCCATTCAGGCTGTTGTGGCTGCAGGTCATAATGGCGGAGTCAGTTTCGTTTATGCTGCGGAATCGGCCGCTGATGGTGTGGCGCTTCGCAGTGTACTACCGGGCATCTTCAAAGAGGTCAATGCCTTGTTACAAAAGGATAAAAAGTATGCTACAATGTCAAAAACAGCACAAGCAGAGTACTTTGATTACCAGGTACTGCTAAGACTCGTAAAAGAAATGGGGTGGGGGTATGAGGAAGACTTCACAGCAACAAAGACTGATCCACGAATATGA
- a CDS encoding phage scaffolding protein: MDWLKELLKKLGIADTEVEKIDAEVRKTLPLHFVPKSQYNDVSEAKKQAEKDRDKVAGQLEDLKKSAGDNETLKAEITKLQDENKTAKTDYEAKVKDLQLTTALKLALAGEAHDPDIVAGLLDKSKIELDDSGAVKGGLEDQVKALRESKGFLFAEKQEAKGPTFKGFKSPDGKDQSKGEGGASVAADFAKAANDSGKAPAAANNPWA; this comes from the coding sequence ATGGATTGGTTAAAAGAGCTTTTGAAGAAGTTGGGCATTGCGGATACCGAGGTCGAAAAAATTGATGCTGAGGTGCGTAAGACACTGCCGCTACACTTTGTACCGAAAAGTCAGTATAACGATGTGTCCGAAGCTAAGAAACAGGCTGAGAAAGACCGTGACAAGGTAGCTGGCCAACTGGAGGACCTGAAGAAGTCTGCAGGAGACAATGAGACGCTAAAGGCGGAGATCACCAAGCTGCAGGATGAAAACAAGACGGCCAAAACGGATTATGAAGCCAAGGTGAAGGATTTGCAGCTGACCACGGCTCTCAAGCTTGCGCTGGCCGGTGAGGCACATGATCCGGATATCGTTGCCGGGCTCCTGGATAAATCGAAAATTGAGTTGGACGACAGTGGCGCTGTGAAGGGCGGGCTGGAAGACCAGGTGAAGGCCCTGCGCGAGAGCAAGGGCTTTTTGTTTGCCGAGAAACAGGAGGCCAAGGGGCCGACCTTCAAAGGCTTCAAGTCGCCCGATGGTAAGGACCAATCGAAAGGTGAAGGCGGGGCCAGTGTCGCCGCAGACTTCGCCAAGGCGGCCAACGATTCCGGGAAAGCGCCGGCTGCCGCTAATAACCCATGGGCTTAA
- a CDS encoding major capsid protein, giving the protein MPSVLDLFSQPEILNYLGNRQYPALLGETLFPEVKRDSLEFDQIKGAGMVPVIASVHAFDTEAEIDSREGSKQAMELALIKRKRQMKEKDIIALENPRTPAEQQYLMKQVYNDVDALTAGVRARVELMRMEAASNGTVTLNENGLNLTLDYKVPANHKQVLSGSDLWSDPDSDPITQLMDWYASMGTKPKRALTSAAALAGLLRNPKVIGALFGNNSARVATRTDLNAFMTQLELPTIATYEEVYRKQKADGTYEQLRYFPQNKFVMLPADPLGETIYGPTAEEIRLARNPQIDTSKVGNVLAMVYEEGKDPVSTWTKAVATALPSFPAADEVFQATVL; this is encoded by the coding sequence ATGCCAAGTGTATTGGATCTTTTTAGCCAGCCCGAAATTCTGAACTATCTGGGCAACCGTCAGTACCCGGCTTTGCTGGGTGAAACCCTGTTCCCTGAGGTCAAGCGGGATTCGTTGGAATTCGACCAGATCAAAGGGGCGGGTATGGTTCCCGTCATTGCCAGTGTTCATGCTTTTGATACCGAAGCGGAGATTGATAGCCGTGAAGGTTCAAAGCAAGCGATGGAGCTGGCGCTGATTAAGCGGAAACGTCAAATGAAGGAGAAGGACATTATCGCTTTGGAGAACCCGCGGACCCCTGCAGAACAGCAGTACCTGATGAAGCAGGTATACAACGATGTGGACGCTCTGACGGCAGGTGTTCGTGCCCGAGTGGAGCTTATGCGAATGGAGGCGGCCTCAAATGGTACGGTGACGCTGAATGAGAATGGGCTGAACCTGACTCTGGATTACAAGGTTCCGGCTAATCACAAACAAGTCCTCTCCGGATCTGATTTGTGGTCTGATCCCGACAGTGATCCAATCACGCAATTGATGGACTGGTACGCTTCCATGGGAACGAAACCAAAGCGCGCTTTGACTTCTGCCGCTGCCCTGGCTGGGTTGCTGCGGAATCCGAAAGTAATTGGAGCGCTGTTCGGCAATAATTCCGCGCGGGTAGCTACGCGCACCGATCTGAACGCCTTCATGACCCAGCTTGAGCTTCCTACCATTGCGACATATGAAGAGGTCTACCGCAAACAGAAGGCCGACGGTACCTATGAGCAGCTGCGCTACTTCCCGCAGAACAAATTCGTGATGCTGCCGGCCGACCCGCTGGGTGAAACGATTTATGGTCCGACAGCGGAGGAAATCCGTCTGGCCCGTAACCCGCAGATCGACACATCCAAGGTCGGTAATGTGCTGGCTATGGTATATGAGGAAGGCAAGGATCCGGTTAGCACCTGGACTAAGGCAGTAGCTACCGCGCTCCCGTCGTTTCCAGCAGCTGATGAAGTGTTCCAGGCTACTGTACTGTAA
- a CDS encoding DUF7210 family protein — MKVEVKEIPIRHNGQLYQQGESFSVSEKEFARLEQYVTFLEDEAPAAILVTEMKLPELKVYAKEHGIDLGEATKREDVLAVILKAGEADGGAS, encoded by the coding sequence GTGAAAGTGGAAGTCAAGGAAATACCGATTCGGCATAATGGCCAGCTGTACCAACAGGGGGAGTCCTTCAGCGTGTCAGAGAAGGAGTTTGCCCGGTTGGAGCAGTATGTCACTTTCCTGGAAGATGAAGCGCCTGCAGCGATACTGGTAACTGAGATGAAGCTGCCGGAGCTGAAAGTCTATGCCAAAGAACACGGCATCGACCTGGGCGAAGCGACCAAACGGGAGGATGTGCTGGCCGTAATCCTGAAAGCGGGTGAGGCCGATGGAGGAGCATCTTAA